The following are from one region of the Dehalococcoidales bacterium genome:
- the mnmA gene encoding tRNA 2-thiouridine(34) synthase MnmA, protein MAAMSGGVDSAVAAALLKREGHEVIGATLQLYAPPETAPSAADDARRTADKLGIPHYVFDLREEFSREIIADFCAEYRRGRTPNPCVRCNRLFKFGRLGEKARELGADFLATGHYARIETDKITGQRILKKGLDPRKDQSYFLYRLTQEQLGFTLFPLGGLTKQEVKQIAIDLDLPAAARPESQEICFIPGDDYAAFLDNYDPSPARPGPIIDSGEKVVGRHRGLRYFTVGQRKGLGIAAAEPLYVTAIAPERNAVIVGEKAQTYADALTADNLNWISGDPPAFPLEIKARVRYRHPEAEAVVTPRGNDSVYVKFSAPQMAVAPGQSVVFYDGDRVNGGGTISRQGR, encoded by the coding sequence GTGGCAGCCATGAGCGGCGGCGTGGACTCCGCGGTGGCGGCCGCGCTACTTAAGCGGGAAGGCCACGAGGTAATCGGGGCGACCTTACAGCTTTACGCGCCGCCGGAGACCGCGCCAAGCGCCGCGGACGATGCCCGCCGGACGGCGGACAAGCTGGGCATCCCGCATTATGTCTTCGACCTGCGGGAGGAATTCAGCCGGGAAATCATCGCCGATTTCTGCGCGGAGTACCGGCGCGGCCGCACGCCCAATCCCTGCGTGCGCTGCAACCGGCTATTTAAGTTCGGGAGGCTGGGGGAAAAGGCGCGGGAGCTCGGGGCGGACTTTTTAGCCACCGGCCATTACGCCCGCATAGAAACGGACAAAATTACCGGCCAACGCATTTTAAAGAAGGGGCTGGACCCGCGGAAAGACCAGTCCTATTTTCTCTACCGGCTCACCCAGGAACAGCTCGGCTTCACCCTCTTTCCCCTGGGCGGGCTGACCAAGCAGGAGGTAAAGCAAATAGCTATAGATTTGGACCTGCCCGCCGCCGCCCGGCCGGAGAGCCAGGAAATTTGCTTTATCCCCGGCGACGATTACGCCGCTTTCCTGGATAATTACGACCCCTCCCCGGCCAGGCCGGGGCCGATTATAGACAGCGGGGAAAAGGTGGTGGGGCGGCACCGCGGCCTGCGCTATTTCACGGTGGGGCAGCGCAAAGGGCTGGGCATCGCCGCGGCGGAGCCGCTTTACGTCACGGCCATCGCGCCGGAGAGGAACGCGGTAATCGTGGGGGAAAAGGCGCAGACGTATGCCGACGCTTTAACGGCGGACAACCTCAACTGGATAAGCGGCGACCCGCCCGCTTTCCCCCTAGAGATTAAAGCGCGGGTGCGCTACCGCCACCCGGAGGCGGAAGCGGTGGTTACGCCGCGGGGGAATGACAGTGTTTATGTAAAGTTTTCCGCGCCGCAGATGGCGGTCGCCCCGGGGCAGTCGGTGGTGTTTTACGACGGCGACCGGGTCAACGGCGGGGGCACGATAAGCCGGCAAGGAAGGTAA